From one Motacilla alba alba isolate MOTALB_02 chromosome 8, Motacilla_alba_V1.0_pri, whole genome shotgun sequence genomic stretch:
- the RAVER2 gene encoding ribonucleoprotein PTB-binding 2 isoform X4, with protein sequence MSSHVGIHLGGTAQEIHDLFKDYEIKYCYVDRNKRTAFVTLLNGEQAQSAIRRFHQHSLRGKEISVQLQPTDALLCITNLPLSLSIEEFEELVRAYGNVERCFLVYSELTGHSKGYGFVEYMKKDSAAKARLELLGKQLEESTLFAQWMDVNQLTTNLIHSKCLCVDKLQKDCADSKELLQAFSLKYKPVFCQFAQDEDGGSGDFAVLEYESAEQAESVRGAMDGATINGRRLQVSFCAPGAPGRSTLAALIAAQRMMRNNRKGLLPEPNPVQIMKSFNNPAMLQMLLQPQLRGHAVKPVLGASAGLPPLMNSAVGPPFLQLNKVHQSSLLGSTSSLLLQSPAHLPLPQQQLLKMENMQANSKPGLLGEPPTMLLQTVLGIGVMPAVNSGLATRGEALKSAAGMGMLPFFPNQHIVGQALPGPNAAADKAEAVPGAPPFPQALPSLPGALRAAHGKAAGQPKSCDSSLGTPLKKQTSLLGEPPKEIRLSTNPYLNLASVLPGICLPAAVASKASSPPQQTSLPNSVVDAAVSQGTASHHAMENYFSYSQQPGEYPQEAVQQWYQHYAQAHHSTQARVDGLENEASEESAGGSFPNYSTCLQVVPSFLSGAQGSQPGLQPPPANPLKQVAPKRGSSFLLCPEPGPAELPAPGAPRYAESSLKKKRVF encoded by the exons GAAATCCACGACTTGTTTAAAGATTATGAAATCAAGTATTGTTATGTGGACAGGAATAAAAGAACAG CATTCGTCACGCTGTTAAACGGGGAGCAGGCCCAGAGCGCCATCAGGAGGTTCCACCAGCACTCCCTGCGTGGCAAGGAGATCTccgtgcagctgcagcccacgGATGCCCTGCTGTGCATCACCAACCTGCCCCTGTCCCTCAGCATTGAGGAGTTTGAGGAGCTGGTGCGTGCCTATGGCAACGTGGAGAGGTGTTTCCTGGTGTACAGCGAGCTCACCGGCCACTCCAAGGGCTATGGCTTCGTGGAGTACATGAAGAAGGACTCTGctgccaaggccaggctggagctgctgggcaagcagctggaggagagcaCTCTGTTTGCACAGTGGATGGATGTGAACCAGCTGACCACAAACCTCATTCACTCCAAGTGCCTTTGTGTGGATAAGTTACAGAAAGACTGCGCTGATTCgaaagagctgctccaggctttCTCCCTGAAGTACAAACCTGTCTTCTGCCAG TTTGCCCAGGACGAGGACGGCGGCAGCGGGGACTTTGCCGTGCTGGAGTACGAGAGCGCGGAGCAGGCGGAGAGCGTGCGGGGGGCCATGGACGGCGCCACCATCAACGGCAGGAGGCTCCAGGTGTCCTTCTGCGCCCCTGGAGCGCCCGGCAGGAGCACCTTGGCAGCTCTGATAGCAGCGCAGAGGATG ATGAGGAACAATAGGAAGGGCTTGCTTCCAGAGCCAAATCCGGTGCAGATCATGAAGAGTTTTAATAATCCAGCcatgctgcagatgctgctgcagccccagctgcgTGGCCACGCTGTTAAACCCG TTCTTGGAGCATCTGCAGGTTTACCTCCCCTCATGAATTCAGCAGTTGGGCCACCTTTTTTGCAGCTGAATAAAGTTCATCAG AGCTCACTTCTGGGGAGCacctccagcctgctgctgcagagccctgctcacctgcccctgccccagcagcagctcctgaagatGGAGAACATGCAGGCAAACAGT aaaCCAGGTTTGCTGGGAGAGCCTCCAACCATGCTGCTGCAGACAGTGCTGGGCATAGGGGTGATGCCAGCAGTGAACTCGGGCCTGGCAACACGAGGAGAAGCTCTCAAGT cagcagcagggatgggcatGCTGCCATTCTTCCCGAATCAGCACATTGTTGGACAAGCTCTTCCCGGGCCCAACGCTGCTGCGGACAAAGCCGAGGCGGTGCCGGGAGCGCCGCCCTTCCCTcaggccctgcccagcctccccGGGGCGCTGCGGGCTGCCCACGGCAAGGCTGCCGGGCAGCCCAAGAGCTGCGACTCCAGCCTGGGG ACTCCCTTGAAAAAACAGACTTCTCTGCTGGGGGAGCCCCCAAAAGAAATTCGGCTGAGCACCAACCCCTACTTGAACTTGGCAAGTGTTTTGCCTGGTATCTGTCTGCCAG CAGCAGTTGCCAGCAAAGCCTCCAGTCCTCCACAGCAGACCAGCCTTCCAAACAGCGTCGTGGATGCTGCTGTGTCTCAGGGAACTGCATCACATCATgcaatggaaaattatttcagctactcccagcagcctggggagtATCCACAG GAGGCTGTGCAGCAGTGGTACCAGCATTATGCTCAGGCACATCACTCTACCCAGGCCAGAGTGGATGGCTTGGAAAATGAAGCCTCTGAG GAATCTGCAGGTGGATCTTTCCCAAACTACAGCACCTGCCTGCAGGTGGTGCCTTCCTTTCTGAGTGGAGCCCAGGGATCCCAGCCGGGCTTGCAGCCTCCCCCAGCAAATCCCTTAAAGCAG GTGGCCCCGAAGCGCGGCTCGTCGTTCCTGCTGtgccccgagcccggccccgcggAGCTGCCGGCCCCGGGCGCGCCGCGCTACGCCGAGTCCTCGCTGAAGAAGAAGCGCGTGTTCTGA
- the RAVER2 gene encoding ribonucleoprotein PTB-binding 2 isoform X6 translates to MAAGAERGAALPAEPPPLSAEEVARRLASTRRELGNRRKILLRNLPAESSSQEIHDLFKDYEIKYCYVDRNKRTAFVTLLNGEQAQSAIRRFHQHSLRGKEISVQLQPTDALLCITNLPLSLSIEEFEELVRAYGNVERCFLVYSELTGHSKGYGFVEYMKKDSAAKARLELLGKQLEESTLFAQWMDVNQLTTNLIHSKCLCVDKLQKDCADSKELLQAFSLKYKPVFCQFAQDEDGGSGDFAVLEYESAEQAESVRGAMDGATINGRRLQVSFCAPGAPGRSTLAALIAAQRMMRNNRKGLLPEPNPVQIMKSFNNPAMLQMLLQPQLRGHAVKPVLGASAGLPPLMNSAVGPPFLQLNKVHQSSLLGSTSSLLLQSPAHLPLPQQQLLKMENMQANSKPGLLGEPPTMLLQTVLGIGVMPAVNSGLATRGEALKSAAGMGMLPFFPNQHIVGQALPGPNAAADKAEAVPGAPPFPQALPSLPGALRAAHGKAAGQPKSCDSSLGTPLKKQTSLLGEPPKEIRLSTNPYLNLASVLPGICLPAAVASKASSPPQQTSLPNSVVDAAVSQGTASHHAMENYFSYSQQPGEYPQVAPKRGSSFLLCPEPGPAELPAPGAPRYAESSLKKKRVF, encoded by the exons GAAATCCACGACTTGTTTAAAGATTATGAAATCAAGTATTGTTATGTGGACAGGAATAAAAGAACAG CATTCGTCACGCTGTTAAACGGGGAGCAGGCCCAGAGCGCCATCAGGAGGTTCCACCAGCACTCCCTGCGTGGCAAGGAGATCTccgtgcagctgcagcccacgGATGCCCTGCTGTGCATCACCAACCTGCCCCTGTCCCTCAGCATTGAGGAGTTTGAGGAGCTGGTGCGTGCCTATGGCAACGTGGAGAGGTGTTTCCTGGTGTACAGCGAGCTCACCGGCCACTCCAAGGGCTATGGCTTCGTGGAGTACATGAAGAAGGACTCTGctgccaaggccaggctggagctgctgggcaagcagctggaggagagcaCTCTGTTTGCACAGTGGATGGATGTGAACCAGCTGACCACAAACCTCATTCACTCCAAGTGCCTTTGTGTGGATAAGTTACAGAAAGACTGCGCTGATTCgaaagagctgctccaggctttCTCCCTGAAGTACAAACCTGTCTTCTGCCAG TTTGCCCAGGACGAGGACGGCGGCAGCGGGGACTTTGCCGTGCTGGAGTACGAGAGCGCGGAGCAGGCGGAGAGCGTGCGGGGGGCCATGGACGGCGCCACCATCAACGGCAGGAGGCTCCAGGTGTCCTTCTGCGCCCCTGGAGCGCCCGGCAGGAGCACCTTGGCAGCTCTGATAGCAGCGCAGAGGATG ATGAGGAACAATAGGAAGGGCTTGCTTCCAGAGCCAAATCCGGTGCAGATCATGAAGAGTTTTAATAATCCAGCcatgctgcagatgctgctgcagccccagctgcgTGGCCACGCTGTTAAACCCG TTCTTGGAGCATCTGCAGGTTTACCTCCCCTCATGAATTCAGCAGTTGGGCCACCTTTTTTGCAGCTGAATAAAGTTCATCAG AGCTCACTTCTGGGGAGCacctccagcctgctgctgcagagccctgctcacctgcccctgccccagcagcagctcctgaagatGGAGAACATGCAGGCAAACAGT aaaCCAGGTTTGCTGGGAGAGCCTCCAACCATGCTGCTGCAGACAGTGCTGGGCATAGGGGTGATGCCAGCAGTGAACTCGGGCCTGGCAACACGAGGAGAAGCTCTCAAGT cagcagcagggatgggcatGCTGCCATTCTTCCCGAATCAGCACATTGTTGGACAAGCTCTTCCCGGGCCCAACGCTGCTGCGGACAAAGCCGAGGCGGTGCCGGGAGCGCCGCCCTTCCCTcaggccctgcccagcctccccGGGGCGCTGCGGGCTGCCCACGGCAAGGCTGCCGGGCAGCCCAAGAGCTGCGACTCCAGCCTGGGG ACTCCCTTGAAAAAACAGACTTCTCTGCTGGGGGAGCCCCCAAAAGAAATTCGGCTGAGCACCAACCCCTACTTGAACTTGGCAAGTGTTTTGCCTGGTATCTGTCTGCCAG CAGCAGTTGCCAGCAAAGCCTCCAGTCCTCCACAGCAGACCAGCCTTCCAAACAGCGTCGTGGATGCTGCTGTGTCTCAGGGAACTGCATCACATCATgcaatggaaaattatttcagctactcccagcagcctggggagtATCCACAG GTGGCCCCGAAGCGCGGCTCGTCGTTCCTGCTGtgccccgagcccggccccgcggAGCTGCCGGCCCCGGGCGCGCCGCGCTACGCCGAGTCCTCGCTGAAGAAGAAGCGCGTGTTCTGA